The genomic DNA CCGCCTGGCCGAGGTGATCGGAGAGCGCAGCGCCCGCCAGGAAGAACAACGACGCGCCACCGCGCAGGAGGAGGCAAGAGCCCATGCTCAGGAAGAAAGAACGATTGCTGATGCTGGCGCTGATGGCGCCGATGCTGCTGGTCAGCGGCTGCGCGATGAAAGCGCCAAGCTCGCCGCCGCCGTCAGTTGCCCCGGCACGGATACCGCCGCTGTCACCAGAGGCCAGGCAGCCACCCGCGCCGCAATGGTGCTCTCCGAATTGCTCGAGCGGTCTGTCGACACGAATCGAGAGTTGGCGAAAGCGTATGACCAAGCCCGAATAGCCGGACATCAATGCGAGCAGGAGTACGATGGAGTCCGAAAGGGTAGGCTATAGCCGAAATCATGCACGATGATGGCCAAAGGCTAACTCGCTGTTTACCATTGACAGCTTTGGGATCGGAGTAATCAGATGGACCTGTACACAGTTGATCGCCTGGGCGCTTTGGCATCAGGAATGGAGTGTG from Pseudomonas putida includes the following:
- a CDS encoding DUF2514 domain-containing protein, translating into MKSWVIRSALLLALLASYWGVYQHGRSMERAEAAQASAERDSGDRLAEVIGERSARQEEQRRATAQEEARAHAQEERTIADAGADGADAAGQRLRDESAKLAAAVSCPGTDTAAVTRGQAATRAAMVLSELLERSVDTNRELAKAYDQARIAGHQCEQEYDGVRKGRL